gaaaaataactttggtacacgggaaatggccaaaagcagctttacatgtacgatcatcgaaacacaaatcatttccggtcagtaggtcgcgcacgattctcgattgggtgtgggagcccctcacagggtgcaaacgtacccactctttggtttgagatcgtctcaaatattggggggggggcaaaaggatattcctgccccccccccctgtattttcctgggggggggggctgcccccgctgcccccctggttcctacgccactgtttaGTCGACAACACACGCTCGTCACACCTGAGTGGTTGTTAACCTGGTcaaatgatgaaaacattttacatgtcTTGTTTGTGTAATCTCGTTCTTATGATATCTTAAGCTATTTTTGAATGCCCATCTTTAAATTTCACCTTCTACTGTCACTTGTAGAGAACTCCTCTTtctagtttatatatatatagtcattcAAGAAATGTACTTTCTTGTTATTTGTATGGAGAACATCTTTCTATGAGGCATTAAAAGGGGAATTTGTCCCATTCATGGGCTTATGTGAGTTATTAATCTCCAACTTAGATGCATCACGTTACCATGACAATACAACATCATTGgttgtataaaaatgtatgtattAATTTATGTTATGACAacttctgaattttttaaaagaaatcgcAATTAATTGTTTATAATGGCTGTATTCTTTATATTGTATTTAGCCTTttctgcattcttttatttattcctttttcgATATTTCCATGTATCTGATTGATTCTTTGTAAGTTCTTTGTACCTTGTAGGTATGAATTCCCCTCTCAGCGCGCATTATTTATCCTATTCTGTTTAAATTAATCATATTTGTACAAGCGAACTCTTCtgtcaaacaataaataattttaagctaAGGAAAACGAAAAACGAATTACTTTTGCTATAATAAATCTGTAGCAAAGTTTGggaatgaaataatatttgtcaTGATAATACACAActcagcaaattaaaaaattatgttattgCGATGACACGGTTAGTAGAGTTAGATATTCgtccaatttaaaaaaaaaattgttctctgTCTTTTGAAGAGAATCagtatatatgtaaataatattgcTAGAGaatataacagtaattacaatAACACGAAAGCAATCtgaattaaataataaagaaaatacgaTAAGAAAGTGTATAAAACAACATGTTCATGATGACGCAATAGAAAGAGTGAGCTCTGTTCACTGTAGGCATGGAGCTTGTGGGGCCTCAGCACCGAACACTTGCTGGCATCGTGATTGAGCTCTTCTGGTCCATGGGCCTTTACATCATCCTCTTGTTGGCCTACTTCATTCGGAAATGGAATCACTTGCAGCTGGCTTTGTCAACTGTCAGCATGATATTTATTCCAATCCTCTTGTAAGTAAAATCAAACTGACTCCTAATGTCTTGATATTTTCAGTCCTTCATTTTCTCCTTGTTTTTAGTAATACATTCTTTCATCAATATAAAAAGTGTACATCAAAATTGTTTATGATGTGCTTTGTAGTTTTATCCCGAGTCTCCCCGCTGGCTGGTGTCACGTGGTCGCAGACAGGAAGCGTCCGCCATTGAGCGTCACGCGGCCCTCGTCAACAAAGTCGTCGTGTCTGAAAAGGTCCTCAGCCTGCAAGACCTGCAGAACGACGGTCCAGGTGTCAAGTTCTGGCAACTTTTCACCCACCCACGTCTGCTAGTCCGCTGCCTCATCGTCTTCTTCAACTGGTAGGCATCCCATAATTTTTATTccgttttctttttgctgaacCTCCTGCTTGTAAAGAGCGTAACGTGGGCAATCGCCATGACTGGtgatgaacaaagaaatgatgattgatgatgaataATGATAGTTGACATTAGGCAATGGCTAAATACTGCTACTGATGTTGATATCGAGGATTAATGGCGGTGATTTCGGAAATGGTGTGGATGCCAACGTTGACAATGATGGTGAGAAGGAATACAGGTGTGACAATAATCGTCTGTCTACCAGGTTCGTCGTAACATGTGTTTACTATGGCCTGGGTCTGAACGTGGGCAGTCTGTCAGGTGACATCTACATGAACTTCCTGTACGCCAGCATCGCCGAGACCTTGTCCTACGTGTTGTGTCTGGTGCTGCTCAACCGCATCGGACGACGGACGCTGCACTGCTTcaccatctcttccccagaagcacattttcccgagttcctcgaccatctcaccggaacatggagatgaagctgagtttgtaaggtggccagtggcaaatcactgtcatgtgacccccagctttcatgctcgttgaccaacggtgacctcgccaccagctctgtccatttttcacggttcctcaaagccccatggggagttaatcacaccagcgctgtccacactttccatgtatcctcctccctgtatctttcctcttcttcggtattctcttctccactttccttattgtttgggcatcgtggtgttgattccctctccgatttaaaacaaatgatatcacagatggttcgcctcttcgaaagtgggacgtttgcgatttgtttgtggctgtcgaacctttgcagtcagatgttccgaaatgtttgtaaaggagacatgcaggacatataagtcacagggcagagacattcatttcgtccttttcagttcggaaaagaattaactgcagctgatataaattgcatcaagccttatgaaactgatataaagccttgtgcttactacttcatagcagctctcagttccacgttcgcttggcccagtgacaagaaaaagctcttctaggagcctagagccagtaaaccactcacagttagcccactcaatgtatcatcatcgttatttcctaagctagcactgtcataatccacttaccagaaattggtcatgaagcctttgttgaagcgagacattcaatgagataaaatctgagaggaaggggaactgccagggtcgagactggaactgttttcccgtcagatgtttcaaagtacagcaccctttcctttctttagcaaccagtaggcgagagaaacaacaaatgtttagcttagtctcgggattttttctaaaccaagtACCTCTTTGACAGCGCCATCGctaggacaacaaggaaaggactttcattgaagttataagttgtcggtagccgtgagatcagatcccgtccccaacacacctttttttttcttttttttttattaccttcttttccgtactcccacccggctagcctcttggtgacaaattatgggtaatgatcagtaatggTTATTCGATGGCCCTGCCACCCGCTCAACAAAGCTGGGTGAGGTCGGGCATGCGCACAAGGGTTGTTAACGCACCGGTGCGAGGCGGAGCGTGGCGGGTGGGTCACGTGATCGGAGTGACAAATGAGCAGCGAGGGCCCCGTGGGTCCCTGTGGGATCACCAGCAACcgcagtttttaatttaaaggtataaacacttgaacttttcaccttttgttttacatgactttaaagaaagcaaattaaataaggaagagtttattttaaagaaaacaatttgatcCAAATCTGATGTTTTGTCCATGTCAGAAGGCTtcagaaatttctgtttgtgtcgtTGTCGCGTCGAGAAagtcaatgaaaatagaaagattcGTTTGTCAAGGTAGCACAGTTGGTAGACATCTTGCCTTCTGGTTACAATGGTGCCACAGCTTCAAGCATTCGTCTTCACtagttttgaaactttatcCTCGGGCTTTTCGGCAGTCGGCTAAATTTGTTGTCAGCGACTGTTAGTATATACATTCTGGGGCCGCctcttttcatttcttaaacAACATTCCGTGAAACACGTCTCCAACATAATTTCTTTCAGAAGTGAGCTGTATGCTCGCCAGCCCATGCTTTTGGCACAGGTACCTGCGAAAAAAAACAGTGCTAGCTGCCTGGCAAATGTCTTAGTGGCAAAAGTTTTCgtgaaaatgatgatttttcttttaaaaaaagtttcctgtAGAAGCttctacaacagttttttcAGGGCTGTTCAAATGGTTTTTAAACTTGGGAATCCTCCAACCGTAGACAGGACCATCAAGTGTGTCTTTCGGAAGCTGGTGAGATCCCCTCAAGCTGTGTCTATCAACATGGGAATAGTTTGTGTGAGCTGCACACCTTGTCcccaggccagttcttagcccccgcggggcccgaggcaaagggcatgtgcggggccctcacgccacgatcacacggttttagttgggatctaaagtcacatatcaatcaaaagcgcggggccccttgaagcgcggggccctaggcagatgcctcgtccgcctgcccctaagcacggccctggtcAGAAGCTTGATTCACCACAGAGCCTTTGACTCTCGTTCCCGTGCTTAGTGAAGACATTGGGCAGAGCtctgaaatattcttttcaATGTTTCAAACTTCGTACccgtctcccaaccctgcgcctcccctgtgggtccAGCCCAgagtttgtcttgttaaatCGTCGACTGGCTTGTGCAAGGTGTGACCAGTCCAGCCCCACTTcctcttcttgatgtcttggctgccAGGTGTTTGATTGGTTCTCTCCTACAGGTCTGTAATGGAGATCTTGTCGGGCCttctgatgttgaagatgtggctcacacatctgttgacgaatgtctgtatcttgttggggatggcatttgtcacccgccatgtctcagatcatacagaaggactgactgtacatttgtgttaaagatgttGATCTTGGTGGGTAGGAGTTTGGAGTTTCAGACAggtcgcagggtgtggaatgcaagcctggctttgattattcggcttcttactgACTTGCACTTTTAGAACACTTGAACTCTCTCCTTTCATCTGTTTATTATGTATAGTCCTACACTTTAATGCCTCGTTATTATGTCAAGGCTTAGtaattactaaaaaatattcctgcgtattttttcctctttctttcctctaccACACCTCCTAAATGATTGATTGGATCTTTcagcttaattttctttttttttttcgttctgtgTAGCTAGTTACTTTTTATAGGACAATAGCAGTACCTAAGTCAGTGAACTTAAGCAATGGCAATAAAGGTTTTCTCGTAGATGTTTGAGATTATGAATCTTTTACAACCTCGATCTCTTTGAAGGCGTGTGTTGTGTTATTGTAATCTACACTTGACGAAGCTTCTTCGGGTTAGAAATGAGTCCataattattgtcattgtcatttttatgaacttcttgtttgtttacagtttagCATTTAAACCCTGTTTTCGCTGTTTTAAACACAACAGTGCCATGAAGACAgattgaaacacacacacacatagaaccACGCACATATAATGTCcaagctaaaaataaattaaattaaacagaaaagCTGGAAGGAAGTTATCTCCAGGTATTTTGAGCAAGTaatctgtgtgtatgttgatgTATTCAGTTTAGAAGAAAATAGTGCCAAGCTAAGAAACAGGAAGATAAGACAGAAGTTTTCAAGAGCTGACcaatgttttgaaacaaaaacttacAAGTGAAAAGAATAAAGGTGAACAATGTACTTTATTAGTggtaaataacaaaaataaaaaagataacaaACTCCAGCGTGTCTTTTTCCGCGACCATGACAGTTCTGAATTCAGTTCATCTTGATTCCTTGATAGTTCTGGCGACAAGCATCGATATTTttttgaaccaaaaaaaaaaaaaaaaacccaacacttTTTAGATGATTATACAGAGAAATGCTGACATGTCAATGTTCCGGATGAAACTGGTCTCTGTACAGATTCTCAGAGTTTTCTTAGAGTTCGTTAAATGCAGGTTTTCCCCTTTATCCCATCATGCAGCAGGTCACAATACCAGCGCCATGTCCAGTCTCAGATGCCTCCTTCTTCATCCCCACCATTGGAGGAGGACTGCGACCATCGAGCCTACTGCTGACCTGGGTTGGCTGTTGATGGAGGTTCAGTTGCCTGGGGAGGGTCTGATGAAATTTCTTCTGATGAATCTGATTCAGCTGATGAAGGAGACCCAGTGCGACCTCCCCTGTGTGCATGTGACCCGGTGTGACGTGCCCCTGACGGAGTTGGTCGCGTGCGTTCTCCTGACGAGGGTGATCCAGTGCCACGTTTTCAGAGGAACCTCGACCGCCGGGTCCacccttttcttccttcctaCCACCAGCctgcacatacacaaaaacagtTCTTGAGGTTTTGAAATCCTTGCGGAATACTTTGCCATAATATCTATCTAACTTAAACACGctgttgaaataaatgaaaaagtggaatattcaacaaaatattttacagcaaaATCAAACATTACACATGATTTTTCAGAATCTAAATTTGTAGAGGtaagaaagaattaaagatgtactataaagaagaaaatcacaTAGAAAGAAACTTCCTGGAAACTGGACGCTGCTCCACGAAATGTATTGActcattttggaaaaaaaataaaataaaaagaagaaaaaataaaacaaaacaaaaacaaaacaaacaaaacaaaaaaaaacaaaaaacaaaacaaaaaacccaaacaaatccAAGTTGAAGAGCCGGTCACAATATCGTTCACAAAGCAAGTGTTCTTCTCGCTCCGGCAGTTTCAGTTCGACCATAAAAGCCAAAGAAAATTTTCCGATTTTAAAGCCTAACCTATTACAGCGCACTTTATCAATGATTTGATGACTTCTCACCTGAACCtaacatcaaaataaatgcaCAGGTAAACATTTATTGCTTAGTTTGTGATTTGACTAGGTGAACCACTTACCAAGACGACTGCCACACAGAGCAGGACACCGAGTACCAGCAGGGACAGCTTCATGGTGAGAGTCTGAGGTCTGTAAGCAGGTGGTCACAGGACTGTTGCTATGCTGTACAGCAAATACTAATGATGGCGAGCTGATCGACAACACCCGGCTTTTATATCAAACAGCTCGTGACTTGCCCCCACCCCATATTCCCTCCATCCGCCACCCCGCCACAACAAGCTTCAGCCACACCTTCCTCAGGTTTCCACCCCAAATCTTGTATTATTTACTTCCCTCATCGCGCCAGTatccacccctccaccccaaaGGTCAGCAAATGGGTGGCTGTGGTCTCTGTGAATCATCGATCAGTGCAGAAATGCAGAGTGAGCTATTCAGGGTGCAGGCAGACACGTTGACAGGTTTGCTGACGCAGTCTTGACAACGGCACGAATACACGGGTAGCTGTTGAGGGTACAACGAGgatttaatttatttagtaTTGCTAGTCACAAACCTAAACCAAAATTTCTCAACTCCTAAGTTCACATTCAACTGCTTAACAAGGGTGTATAATCTTTAAACcaaataaaggaataaagggGTGGCTTTAGGTCACGAGGTCaaatgtcagtgttgttgtggCCTGTATACGTCAGTGGAATAACAACACTGGTGTTAGTAAATAGTCGTTAAGGTATGGGTGGGGGCAACTGCGAGGGTGAAAAGACTTCCAGTgacgtataaacaaacaaaggtggAGGCAGTGATGCGTCACATGCGTCATTGGTGAGTAAAAGTCATGTGGACGgtgcaggtcaaaggtcgggCAGTGCTGAAAGGCAGGTCGTGATGTTTTGGGGTAGACCGCCTGTGTCTGAAATCGGGTACACACGCAAGAGGAGAACTGAATTTTTACGATTCTGGGGCAGAAGTGTTGTTGTGGTCTTGTTTCCAAGCTTCCCTCTGTCACGCAAGGAGCAGAACATCGTGACTGAGGTCGTCTGCACTCTGTCGGTTACAGAAAATCGAAGGAACACAGTGGTTTCGTACACGTGGCCTGTCAGCTTATCAATCTAGAACATAGACTCCGCAATCCCACATCTTTTTATCAACAACTGTATCAACAACAGGAATCGAACCCTGGTCCCACTGGTAGAGGGGACACGATGAGGCAGACACGATGTCAATACAAGGAGACGCAGTACAGACAGGACAGAGAGTGCATTGTTCACAGAGCTAGACCAAGGGCCAAAAGCAACCTAGAGCACGAACATTAAGTTTGATGAAAGTAAAAAGCGATTTTAAAAGACGAAGTGATTCGTGCCTGACATATCAAGCACGTGGaggaaatacataaaaaaaatctccgtAATTCGACGAGAGCTTCAGCAAGTGCAAGACAAAAATGTCTGTTTACAGAAACGACAGAGACAGATTGATGATCttgaaagcaaataaatggTCTAGACACAGGTAAAAATAACAAGGATGACATTTGTAAACTCCAGGCCTACACACCAGATCTTGGACTTACACCTTTAGACAGGTAGATAAACCCACGGCTCTTACACGGATCAGAAAAATTGGTTTTACGAACTTTCCAGTCAAAAAAGTACATACTTTCATGCtgaaaaaattttcattgtcaGTTCTAAGTCCTCAGACGATAATGCCGACGGTGACACAGGTAGATGTCCCTTTATATGTGCATTTTAAAGCCTCATGATACGATATTGGTTACACAGGACGAGACTTGACCCCCAACAGACTTCCATTTGAAGCTTAGAATAGTCTGCTTGAGCCTCATGATACAGGGGGAGTGTGTTGGGCGTCTGGAGGCACCTGTGGGGCTTTGGTGATGTCTGCGAGAATCAAGGTGTGAAAAATTTGGCAAACTTCATGTGTTCAACAACCTCTTGTTGACTGTCGTAAACAAGACTGATATTGTCATGTTACAGAGGGCACTAAGTTTGATGTTTATGTGAATTTTAAGTCGAAATTGCACGTGGAACCTAAGTTATACTTTCTTAATAACAAGACTGTAATAGAAGCTCTGATGAGATTATGGATGGGAATATCTAACAACCCACAAATACAGATATACAACAGCTCTAGTGAAAGATTTGGAACTCTTTGTCATACCTGACAAGATGATGAAATGCACCTTTTGCAATCTATTTAGCTTGAAGACTTAAGACGTAGATTGCTGCATTAAAATACTGAACTCACCAAACTGACTGTACCCGCTCACCCTGCTCAATGATGCATCACACCCCGCTTGTCTACCCAGATATCCTGACCACTGCTTCCAACCACGTAGAACTAATAATTAAACCAGTAActaaatgaagacaaatattttcatttttatagtcTACTGATGCAAATTATTATTGGAACTTTTATTAACATGTATGATTTGAACTGTAACATTTCGTGTTTAAAATTATGTGAGTTGTGCTTAATGTACTCGTTATAGAGGCCTCATGGcctataaacaataaaaaaaactttggttcttcgtctctctctctctcttgtcctcACACGTGTGTCCTTCCAAACTCGTTAAGACATTGTTCTGTAAGAGTGTTTGTTGACAGGCATGTAGAATAGAAGACAGGACAGCAGACACTGACACATGGAGTATATGAAGTAAAGACAACggacacattttaaaatacaaattcaaTGCACAGAAATATAGGcgtacaagaaaaaataaatcaaagacttattcagtttcatttctctttattaAGTAGTCTAAGAAAGCATGCATGGAAAGGACAGAAGCTTGTTTTCAGAAAGTGTAGATGTCTTGGCAATCCTGTCTTTCGACTTCTTATGGAACTTCGTTATCAATACAGAACAGTGCAGGTTTGAAGGAAGATGTGTTAGATGAGATTGGTTTCTGGACAAGTTTGGGCACTC
The sequence above is a segment of the Pomacea canaliculata isolate SZHN2017 linkage group LG6, ASM307304v1, whole genome shotgun sequence genome. Coding sequences within it:
- the LOC112567195 gene encoding uncharacterized protein LOC112567195, with protein sequence MKLSLLVLGVLLCVAVVLAGGRKEEKGGPGGRGSSENVALDHPRQENARDQLRQGHVTPGHMHTGEVALGLLHQLNQIHQKKFHQTLPRQLNLHQQPTQVSSRLDGRSPPPMVGMKKEASETGHGAGIVTCCMMG